The window CCCTTGTGGGGTTAGGAGACAGAAGGCGTTTTCAGGTCACCCCCTTTTTGAACGCAGTCCACCGCAAGCCGACGCCTGACGAATCTTGCTAGAGCTCTAGGGTTGTTGACGAAGGGAACTGGCGGTTTGATCGATGAACTTACGCGGGCGAGTTGTACGTTTAGCGCACTGACGCCGAGAAACAATATCTCGATGCTGAGCGGCTACGGAATCCGCATCGTTATTGAAGGTGGCCATCCTGTTGAGTGGGGGTGGCTCTTTGGGACAACCATCCACGGCTCCAAGGGTGTGGGCAGCGCGGCGCCGGGGGGCGTTGCGGGTGAGATGCTAATTACGTTGCCTGCCGTCGATAATCGATTCCGCCCTCAAAATTGACCGACCAGTTCTGCCGACATGCAACCAAGGAGTTCATGGAGTGACGGTGACAAGTGTCGAACCCTGAACCCCGCCGAGGGTTGCTGTTATCGTGGTTACCCCAGGCTTTTTGGGCATCAACCGACCGTTGGTCACCGGTGATGAACTGCTGATAATGTGCGCAACGGTCTCGTTCGAGGAGATCCAATCGACCTGTGACGTCACGTTTTGGGTAGTACCATCGGAGAAAACGGCGGTTGCAGTCATCTGCAGCATCCCCTTCTCCAAGCTAGGGTTGGCGGGTGTGACAATGAGCGAAGTCAGGGTCGCGGCGGTCACGATGACCGTGGTCGAACCCTGGATGCCGCTCAGCGTCGCAGTGATCGCGGTGCTCCCGACACCCAGGCCCGTGGCCAACCCTTTGGTCCCGGCTGCGTCGCTGACCTGCGCGATCGCATTGTTGCCTGAGGTCCAACTCACCTGACTCGTGAGATCCTCGGTAGTCCCATCGCTGAAGGTCCCGCTGGCGGTCGGCTGCACCGTGGTCCCCTTGGCGATCGATGGAACGGCCGGTGTGATGGTAAGCGAGGTCAGAGTCGGGGCAGTCACGGTGACTGTGGTCGAGCCCTGGACGCCGTTGAGGGTAACGGTTATTGCGGTGCTTCCCACACCGATGCCCGTGACCAACCCTTCAGTCCCCGGCGCGCCGCTGACCTGCGCGATCACGTTGTTGCCCGAGGTCCAGCTCACCTGACTCGTGCAATTCTGAGTAGTGCCATCAGTGAAGTCGCAAGTCGCGTTTAGCTGGACCGTGGTGCCTTTGGCGATAGAAGGATCGTCGGGGTCGACCGTAATCGAGGTTACGATCGCGGCGGTCACGATGACCGTGGTCGAACCCTGGACGCCGTCGAGGGTCGCAGTTATTGCGCTACTCCCCGCACCCAGGCCCGTGGCCAACCCTTTGGTCCGGGCTGCGTCGCTGACCTGCGCGATCGCATTGTCGCCCGAGGTCCAACTCACCTGACTCGTGAGATCCTCCGTACTCCCATCGCTGAAGTTGCCGGTAGCGATCAGCTGCATTTCGGTCCCCTTCGCGATCGAAGCGTCGGGCGGTGTGATGGTAAGCGACACCAAGGTCGCGGCGGTCTCGGTGAGCGTAGTCGAACCCTGGACGCCGTCGAGGGTCGCGGTTATTGCGCTACTCCCCGCACCCAGGCCCGTTACCATCCCTTCAGTCCCCGGCGCGTCGCTGACCTGCGCCGTAGCATTGTCATCCGAGGTCCAGCTCACCTGACTCGTGAGATCCTCGGTAGTCCCATCGCTGAAGTTGCCGGTGGCGATCAGCTGCATCTCGGTCCCCTTCGCGAGGGAAGCGTCGGGTGGTGTGATGGTAAGCGAAGTCAAAGTCGCTGCCGTCACGATAACCATCGCCGAACCTTGGATGCCGCCGAGCGAGCCGGTGATTGTGGCGTTTCCGGCACCCGCACCCGTGACCGACCCCTTGGTCGGTGACGTGTCGCTGACCTGTGCGATCCCGCTGTCGCCGGTGGTCCAGCTAAGCTGGCTCGTGCAATCTTGGGTAGTGCCATCGCTGAAGTTGCATGTTGCGGTCAGCTGTAGCGTCGTCTTCTTGGCGATTGAATCGATCGCGCCGGCAATAGTAATCGAGGTCAAGGTCGCCGCAGTCACGGTGACAGTGGTCGAGCCCTCGATGCCGTTGAGGGTCGCAGTTATTAGCGTGTTCCCGGGACTCACGCCCGTGACCAGCCCGATGGTGCCTGACGTGTTATCCACTTGGGCAATCGAGCTATTGCCCGAGCTAAAACTCACCTGGGTAGTGAGATCCTGAACACTCCCATCGCTGAAATTCCCTAGTGCGACCTCCTGCACGGTGGTGCCTTTGGCCACCAGCGGGTTGACCGGTTGGTCCGTGATCGACTTCAAGGTGGCGTTGGTGACGGTGAAGGTGCTGATCCCGGCTATCCCGTGGAGCTTGGCCTTCACTTTGGTCGCGCCGACGCCTTTTCCATCAGCAAGCCCCTTCTGGGCAGCCGCGTTACTGACAGTCGCCACGGTTTCGTCTGCAGACTCCCAGGTCACGGAATCGGTGACATCTTTCGTGGTCTTATTCTTGAAGTTGGCGGTGGCGTGCAGTTGTACATTGGTCCCAACAGCGATCGACGAATTAACCGGGTCGATGGTGATTGATTTGATATTCGTTACTGGAGCGCCCCCGCCGCCCCCGCCGCAAGCCTGCAGGAAACTGCCGAGCAAAATCGGAATTGCGAAGATCAGTAAGAGCCGAGGGAAAAGACCGCGCGTAACTTTAGCGGAGCTAATCGCTCGAAAGGACGACCAATGAATACCCTGTCTCTTCGGGCACTCCATGTCTCCCCCCAACAGGAGAATAGTGCTCGGTAGGATTTTGCGTCCGATGGTTGATTTCGCCCTACCTCCAATACCACGAGAGGCGATTTTGGCAAAAGCGACCTGTCCCGCGGACGTCAGGAGTTCATCTATTCTTTGCGACATGATCCGAATTCCCGAAGGCTCAGCCCCACTTTCCAGGACAAATCGTGGGCCATCGCCGCCGATGTCACGACTCTCGACGATGGTGGCGGCGAAGCGGTTCCCTCGATGAGACCTTCGACGTTGGTGAGGCTCGGAAACGCCGATGCTAGAAGACTATGCGCACAGGATGCCCGTATGCCTTCTCTCGACGCCGAAGAAGCTCGTCGTTTTACTAGACCCCTCAACTAGGCGACGAGAAGCGAAAACGACGCCCTCGAAGAAGACAGCTATGGCGAATGGCCGTTTCAGTGAGACTCGGCCTCTCGGCACACGCAGGTTGACGGTTTTCTTCGTGCGACCATGATGTTCGCCAGCAGAAGCCGCGACCTCCCTCAAGTCCAATTGTAAGGGCGGTGCCCGGAGGCCATTATTTTCGGAACCTCCACGGGATACGCAGAGAATTTGGCTCTTCGGGCCGGTTCGGGTCTTCCAATTAAACAGCAAACTCCAGCTCCTCTGCGCGCTGACGAAGCGACCACCATCGCGACCGATGCGTATGTTTTCGGTTATCCCCTGGTGACAATGGAAATGACTCGGCGGATAACCACGAACGTCACCGCACTGCAGGGATTGCACGCTCCGATGGGGCAATTTGCCAGCGCTCGGACGTATCCGACGGCCGCGTTCCGCGACGTGACCGCACCCAACGCCGACACGCTCTATTCGTCTGCCTGGCTCGACCTCTCGAAGGAACCATACGTCCTGAGCCTGCCCGACGCGCAGGGCCGCTTCTATCTTTTTCCGATGCTCGACGCGTGGACGACGGTATTTCAGGACCCGGGCACACGAACTACCGGCACCGGCGCACAGAACTATGCAATTACCGGCCCGCATTGGTCGGGCAGTCTCCCGAGCGGTGTAACCGAGTACAAATCGCCAACTAACCTCATCTGGATCCTTGGACGGATCTACGACTCGAGCATCGACATAAAAACTCCGGTGCGCGATCAGGTGAATGCGCTCGATGCGGCATGGGCTACATCAAAGATGTAGGGAAATTCGAAAATGGCTGGTGTTCCCCGGAGTCACCGGCATCTACGGCACCAACTATCTGGATCGCGCGACGGTCACGTATTACGGGCTTGGCGCGAACCGACCGCAGGATGCAATCTATCCAACCTCGGAAGTTGACGCCGCGGGGAAGCCGTACTCGGGGGCCAACAAATACGTCATGCATTTGGACAAGGACCAGATGCCGCCCGCCAAGGGGTTTTGGTCACTGACGATGCACGACGCGAACTACTTCTTCGTTGCAAATCCGCTCAACCGGTACACGCTCAGCGCGCGAAATAATCTCAAGACGAAGGCCGACGGTTCGGTCGACCTACTGATTCAGCACGAGTCACCGGCAAGGGCGAGAAATCTAACTGGTTGCCGGCGCCAGCCGACAAGTTTGTTTCTCATGCTCCGCTTGTACTGGCCTAGCGAGACGCCTCTATCGCTACTGGACGGTAGCTGGACGATTCCGGCGGTGAAAGAGGCACGATAAAACGAGGTCCCACTGTCTCCCGGCATCTGCTCGAAAGGTCCTGCTTCTCCGGGACTTTCGGATTCGGCAAAAC of the Candidatus Binataceae bacterium genome contains:
- a CDS encoding DUF1254 domain-containing protein, which gives rise to MTRRITTNVTALQGLHAPMGQFASARTYPTAAFRDVTAPNADTLYSSAWLDLSKEPYVLSLPDAQGRFYLFPMLDAWTTVFQDPGTRTTGTGAQNYAITGPHWSGSLPSGVTEYKSPTNLIWILGRIYDSSIDIKTPVRDQVNALDAAWATSKM
- a CDS encoding Ig-like domain-containing protein, with the protein product MLGSFLQACGGGGGGAPVTNIKSITIDPVNSSIAVGTNVQLHATANFKNKTTKDVTDSVTWESADETVATVSNAAAQKGLADGKGVGATKVKAKLHGIAGISTFTVTNATLKSITDQPVNPLVAKGTTVQEVALGNFSDGSVQDLTTQVSFSSGNSSIAQVDNTSGTIGLVTGVSPGNTLITATLNGIEGSTTVTVTAATLTSITIAGAIDSIAKKTTLQLTATCNFSDGTTQDCTSQLSWTTGDSGIAQVSDTSPTKGSVTGAGAGNATITGSLGGIQGSAMVIVTAATLTSLTITPPDASLAKGTEMQLIATGNFSDGTTEDLTSQVSWTSDDNATAQVSDAPGTEGMVTGLGAGSSAITATLDGVQGSTTLTETAATLVSLTITPPDASIAKGTEMQLIATGNFSDGSTEDLTSQVSWTSGDNAIAQVSDAARTKGLATGLGAGSSAITATLDGVQGSTTVIVTAAIVTSITVDPDDPSIAKGTTVQLNATCDFTDGTTQNCTSQVSWTSGNNVIAQVSGAPGTEGLVTGIGVGSTAITVTLNGVQGSTTVTVTAPTLTSLTITPAVPSIAKGTTVQPTASGTFSDGTTEDLTSQVSWTSGNNAIAQVSDAAGTKGLATGLGVGSTAITATLSGIQGSTTVIVTAATLTSLIVTPANPSLEKGMLQMTATAVFSDGTTQNVTSQVDWISSNETVAHIISSSSPVTNGRLMPKKPGVTTITATLGGVQGSTLVTVTP
- a CDS encoding DUF1214 domain-containing protein; its protein translation is MFPGVTGIYGTNYLDRATVTYYGLGANRPQDAIYPTSEVDAAGKPYSGANKYVMHLDKDQMPPAKGFWSLTMHDANYFFVANPLNRYTLSARNNLKTKADGSVDLLIQHESPARARNLTGCRRQPTSLFLMLRLYWPSETPLSLLDGSWTIPAVKEAR